The following proteins are encoded in a genomic region of Clostridia bacterium:
- the ruvA gene encoding Holliday junction branch migration protein RuvA, whose product MYHHLRGILDSAGPGWAVVDCGGVGYYAGVSSNTYRNLPALGEKVKLLTHYVVREDAAELYGFLTQEELDCFRSMISVSGVGPKAALAILSELTPDRFASAVSAGDYKLLTLANGVGPKLAQRIVLELKGKLGDISELTGGDVPQVRGNKAEAAQALEALGMKPREAAAAVAPLDGDMTVEQLIAAALGKR is encoded by the coding sequence ATGTATCATCATCTCAGAGGCATACTTGACAGCGCCGGCCCCGGCTGGGCGGTCGTCGACTGCGGCGGCGTGGGCTACTACGCCGGCGTGTCGAGCAACACCTACCGCAATCTGCCCGCGCTCGGCGAAAAGGTGAAGCTGCTCACTCACTACGTCGTCCGCGAGGACGCCGCCGAGCTTTACGGCTTTCTGACGCAGGAGGAGCTGGACTGCTTCCGCAGCATGATCTCCGTCAGCGGCGTCGGGCCGAAGGCGGCGCTGGCGATACTTTCGGAGCTTACTCCCGACCGCTTCGCCTCCGCGGTATCGGCGGGGGACTACAAGCTGCTGACGCTCGCTAACGGTGTCGGGCCGAAGCTCGCCCAGCGCATCGTGCTCGAGCTGAAGGGCAAGCTCGGCGACATATCCGAGCTGACGGGCGGCGACGTTCCGCAGGTGCGCGGCAACAAGGCGGAAGCGGCGCAGGCGCTCGAGGCGCTCGGCATGAAGCCGCGTGAAGCGGCGGCGGCGGTCGCTCCGCTGGACGGCGATATGACCGTCGAGCAGCTGATCGCGGCGGCGCTCGGCAAGCGCTGA
- the ruvC gene encoding crossover junction endodeoxyribonuclease RuvC — MIIIGIDPGLATIGFGVIDYAGGRFRTLDYGVLTTPAHTPVPERLERIFADASALFAKYRPDAISMEELYFSKNITTGIPVAEARGVLLLAAQKTGVGVYEYNPAEVKQAIVGYGKAEKKQVMEMTRMLLNLKQIPRPDDAADALAVAVCHAHCSGSLNVYEMNRGAARRNIR; from the coding sequence TTGATTATCATCGGCATAGATCCGGGACTCGCTACCATCGGCTTCGGAGTCATAGACTACGCGGGCGGACGCTTCAGAACGCTCGACTACGGCGTGCTGACCACGCCGGCGCATACTCCCGTGCCGGAGCGGCTGGAGCGCATCTTCGCGGACGCTTCCGCGCTTTTCGCGAAATACCGCCCCGACGCCATCTCGATGGAGGAGCTTTATTTCAGCAAAAATATCACCACCGGCATACCCGTCGCGGAGGCGAGGGGAGTCCTGCTCCTCGCGGCGCAGAAGACGGGGGTCGGCGTCTACGAATACAATCCCGCCGAGGTCAAGCAGGCGATCGTCGGCTACGGCAAGGCGGAGAAAAAGCAGGTAATGGAAATGACCCGCATGCTGCTCAATCTCAAGCAGATACCGCGTCCGGACGACGCCGCCGACGCGCTCGCCGTGGCCGTCTGCCACGCGCACTGCTCCGGCTCGCTGAACGTCTACGAAATGAACCGCGGCGCCGCCCGCAGAAATATAAGATAA
- a CDS encoding glycosyltransferase family 2 protein, with the protein MRNNDTLYIVVPCFNEEEALPETSRVLLGRVAELAEAGRVSAESRVLFVDDGSKDGTWKFIAGLKSVSPYAAGLKLSRNRGHQNALLAGLLAAKDDCDMTISIDADLQDDVSVIDGFLDKYYEGFDVVYGVRSDRKSDSAFKRGTARRYYKTLRKMGVEIVPDHADCRLMSKRALDALAEFKEVNLFLRGLVPLVGFPSATVEYARHERKAGKSKYSLKKMLALAWQGVTSMSVRPIRLILTLGAALLALGLAALIAFSIVTACGNPEWKWTIILAAIAAACGLNLTAVGIVGEYVGKVYLETKARPRYIVEDYFK; encoded by the coding sequence GTGAGAAATAACGATACGCTCTATATCGTCGTGCCATGCTTCAACGAGGAGGAGGCGCTGCCGGAAACCTCGCGCGTACTGCTCGGGCGCGTCGCGGAGCTGGCGGAGGCGGGGCGCGTTTCGGCGGAAAGCCGCGTGCTCTTCGTCGACGACGGCTCGAAGGACGGCACGTGGAAGTTCATCGCAGGGCTGAAGTCCGTCAGCCCCTACGCCGCGGGGCTGAAGCTCTCGCGCAACCGCGGACATCAGAATGCGCTGCTCGCCGGGCTCCTCGCCGCGAAGGACGACTGCGATATGACGATTTCCATCGACGCCGACCTGCAGGACGACGTTTCCGTCATAGACGGCTTCCTCGATAAGTATTACGAGGGCTTCGACGTCGTATACGGCGTGCGCTCCGACCGCAAAAGCGACTCCGCCTTCAAGCGCGGCACCGCGCGGCGGTATTACAAAACGCTGCGGAAGATGGGCGTCGAGATCGTTCCCGACCACGCCGACTGCCGCCTGATGAGCAAGCGCGCGCTGGACGCGCTCGCGGAGTTCAAGGAGGTCAACCTCTTCCTGCGCGGGCTCGTGCCGCTGGTCGGCTTCCCCTCCGCGACGGTGGAGTACGCCAGACACGAACGCAAGGCGGGAAAATCGAAGTATTCGCTGAAAAAGATGCTCGCGCTCGCCTGGCAGGGCGTCACCTCGATGTCGGTGCGCCCGATACGGCTGATACTTACGCTCGGCGCAGCGCTTCTCGCGCTCGGGCTCGCCGCGCTGATCGCCTTCTCGATAGTGACCGCCTGCGGCAATCCGGAATGGAAGTGGACGATTATCCTCGCGGCGATCGCCGCCGCCTGCGGTCTGAACCTCACCGCCGTCGGCATAGTCGGCGAATACGTCGGCAAGGTCTACCTCGAAACAAAGGCGCGGCCGCGGTATATAGTTGAAGATTACTTCAAGTAA
- a CDS encoding coenzyme F420-0:L-glutamate ligase: protein MRYTGVTSRGIITPIFQQGDDLIAGVTSSIIKASAEEGFALHDGDVVGVTEAVVARTQGNYATCDQIAADVRAKLGDGAIGLVFPILSRNRFAIMLRAFARAAGKLIVQLSYPSDEVGNPLLTWEQVDAAGVDPYKDSFTLEQFRAKFGNDTVHKFTGVDYIEYYRTLGDNVEIIFSNDPRFILNYTNNVINCDIHTRRRTERILKGAGANVWAMDELMTASVDGSGFNPKYGLLGSNKATEEKVKLFPRDADKFVEKLAASLYEATGKRIEVMVYGDGGFKDPVGGIWELADPVVSPAYTAGLEGTPNELKMKYFADNEFASLSGEALAEAMRSRIREKDKSLVGNMQSQGTTPRRLTDLLGSLCDLTSGSGDRGTPVVLIQGYFTNFATE, encoded by the coding sequence ATGAGATACACGGGAGTAACTTCAAGAGGAATAATCACCCCGATTTTCCAGCAGGGAGACGACCTTATCGCCGGCGTTACGTCGAGCATCATCAAGGCGTCCGCCGAAGAGGGCTTCGCCCTTCACGACGGCGACGTCGTGGGCGTCACCGAAGCGGTCGTCGCGAGAACGCAGGGCAACTACGCGACCTGCGACCAGATCGCCGCGGACGTCCGCGCCAAGCTCGGCGACGGCGCAATCGGCCTGGTTTTCCCGATCCTGAGCAGAAACAGATTCGCGATAATGCTCCGCGCCTTCGCGCGCGCGGCGGGCAAGCTGATCGTACAGCTTTCCTACCCCTCCGACGAGGTCGGCAACCCGCTTCTGACCTGGGAGCAGGTCGACGCCGCGGGAGTCGATCCCTACAAGGACAGCTTCACCCTCGAGCAGTTCCGCGCGAAGTTCGGCAACGACACCGTGCATAAGTTCACCGGCGTCGACTATATCGAATACTACCGCACGCTGGGCGACAACGTGGAGATAATCTTCTCCAACGACCCGCGCTTCATCCTTAACTATACCAATAACGTCATCAACTGCGACATCCACACCCGCCGCCGCACCGAGCGCATCCTGAAGGGCGCGGGCGCGAACGTCTGGGCGATGGACGAGCTGATGACCGCGTCCGTCGACGGCAGCGGCTTCAACCCGAAGTACGGCCTGCTCGGCAGCAACAAGGCGACCGAGGAGAAGGTCAAGCTCTTCCCGCGCGACGCCGACAAGTTCGTCGAGAAGCTCGCCGCCTCGCTCTATGAAGCGACCGGCAAGCGCATCGAGGTCATGGTCTACGGCGACGGCGGCTTCAAGGATCCCGTCGGCGGCATCTGGGAACTTGCCGACCCGGTCGTTTCCCCCGCCTACACCGCCGGCCTCGAGGGCACGCCCAACGAGCTGAAGATGAAGTACTTCGCGGATAACGAGTTCGCCTCCCTGTCCGGCGAAGCGCTCGCCGAGGCGATGCGCTCCCGCATCCGCGAGAAGGATAAGAGCCTCGTCGGCAATATGCAGTCGCAGGGCACGACTCCGCGCCGCCTGACCGACCTGCTAGGCAGCCTTTGCGACCTGACCAGCGGCAGCGGCGACAGGGGAACCCCCGTCGTCCTCATCCAGGGCTACTTCACCAATTTCGCCACGGAGTAA
- a CDS encoding HlyC/CorC family transporter, translated as MPVLAGASAVDTVSQVSGGDTTTGIVLRILLLIVLIAVNAFFAATEIAVISVSEGKVRKMADEGGKKAKRLMKFIDNPAKFLATIQVGVTFAGLMASASAAKSFVTPVSNLFCDPASASRGAVEVAVLVVLTLLLSFLMLVFGELVPKRIAMQKSEKLALAVSGFVTGISKIFAPFVWLLTKTTNGVLRICGVDPNLNSEEVTEEEIRIMVEEGEEAGVVEQSEKEMIDNVFELNDIRVSEIMTHRTEIEAISVEDGIDEAVEIAIKEGYSRIPVYKETIDDIIGVLYVKDLLKFVTKNAPKNFNIKTLLRPVYFVPDTNTVSEVLRELQNRRQHIAVVLDEYGGTAGIVTMEDLLEAIVGNIQDEYDNEDEEIVKVDESVFVIDGASDLEEVSESIGVELPEGEYATLGGMLIDRLDRVPDDGETPVVEFDGLRFEVLKVEDHRIQSVRITKLPEGEETAGENE; from the coding sequence ATGCCGGTTTTGGCCGGCGCATCAGCGGTTGATACCGTATCACAGGTCTCCGGCGGAGACACGACAACGGGCATAGTGCTCAGAATACTTTTATTGATAGTGCTTATAGCCGTCAACGCTTTCTTTGCGGCGACCGAGATAGCGGTCATATCCGTCAGCGAGGGCAAGGTCAGGAAGATGGCCGACGAAGGCGGCAAAAAAGCGAAACGGCTGATGAAGTTCATCGACAATCCGGCGAAGTTCCTCGCGACCATTCAGGTCGGCGTGACCTTCGCGGGACTCATGGCGAGCGCGAGCGCGGCGAAAAGCTTCGTGACTCCGGTCAGCAATCTTTTCTGCGATCCGGCGAGCGCGTCGAGAGGCGCGGTCGAGGTCGCGGTGCTCGTTGTGCTGACGCTGCTGCTTTCATTTCTCATGCTCGTCTTCGGCGAGCTGGTGCCGAAGCGCATCGCGATGCAGAAGTCCGAAAAGCTCGCGCTTGCGGTCTCCGGCTTCGTGACGGGGATATCTAAGATATTCGCGCCTTTCGTCTGGCTGCTTACCAAGACGACTAACGGCGTGCTCCGTATCTGCGGCGTCGACCCGAATCTCAACTCCGAGGAAGTGACCGAGGAGGAGATCCGCATCATGGTCGAAGAGGGCGAGGAGGCCGGCGTCGTCGAGCAGTCGGAGAAAGAGATGATCGACAACGTCTTCGAGCTCAACGACATCCGCGTCAGCGAGATAATGACCCACCGCACGGAGATCGAAGCCATTTCCGTTGAAGACGGCATCGACGAGGCGGTCGAAATCGCGATAAAAGAGGGATATTCGCGTATCCCCGTTTACAAAGAAACGATAGACGATATAATCGGCGTGCTCTACGTCAAGGATCTGCTGAAGTTCGTCACGAAGAACGCACCGAAAAACTTCAACATAAAGACCTTGCTGCGGCCGGTCTATTTCGTGCCGGATACGAACACGGTTTCCGAAGTGCTGCGCGAGCTGCAGAACCGCCGCCAGCACATCGCGGTCGTGCTCGACGAATACGGCGGCACCGCCGGCATCGTCACGATGGAGGACCTGCTCGAAGCCATCGTCGGCAATATTCAGGATGAATACGATAACGAGGACGAGGAGATCGTCAAGGTCGACGAAAGCGTCTTCGTCATCGACGGCGCGTCCGACCTCGAGGAGGTCTCCGAGAGCATCGGCGTCGAGTTGCCGGAGGGCGAATACGCCACCCTCGGCGGAATGCTCATCGACCGGCTCGACCGCGTCCCCGACGACGGCGAAACGCCCGTCGTGGAGTTCGACGGCCTGCGCTTCGAGGTGCTGAAGGTCGAGGATCACCGCATCCAGAGCGTCCGCATCACCAAGCTGCCCGAGGGCGAAGAAACCGCGGGCGAAAACGAGTAA
- a CDS encoding family 16 glycosylhydrolase — MKNFFENIKNKFSQGFGPAWAGSKLLFLPVIALALIVALLVVLMAVGKKEPYRFGSRSYSDHRYNYGWSEFSQDDVSESSSDSGSEQSETDEQYYARMSELLRNSVACNIEREGYSETAAGSLKTSSFYKIVYAADDNAVRAAPDVTDSRTVRTSDGFNTVVTPDMTIYHEERRDSNSQEFLFIPAAEGGYYIISKSSGKMLSEVGGYPMLRDSGFVAGRRWDVKKAESGRYVITSIPYGGVLNMYHGQLVLEREELMDDDAWFIYEVDGVSWQSVFVDNFEPGFISAMWTRKGNDLTTDGSWVFDGGRIEIKARLKQGARAYMTALTATGEAARVDVFDNSVADGTLRCGVSFTDGATTVKHGQLGLGAELDGWHEYAVEWDAEQIRFYFDGVMYSVFNVTTDAARASFTGTLMTLSIEGFAPPYSESIDYVKFRKPRGETMSPAGGGTPIDPMATASAGGVCHGAAAVNGGFAVAVADGVEFYTGNGVKYMGVSGFEGTVTSLVPGRGGDLLLVLCRGGRNAYVVDCLSGAYKTLSGHTDSITCGALAVSGVCVTGARDGTIRIWSADSGESLAVINAESAPRSAAINFSGDRFAIGFNDGYVRVYNTGSRKLFTYFNGHDCAVTALKFINDGALASGDASGKLMLWDIYVNVRYYTSSHCLSAINGIYASGGALYTAGGDGALRRYALGEPVEITAVRALHGASVCEASVRGGVLSAGYDGKAFFCDAELNVKYELKGVSGFASGCALSTDGTRAVVCTENGRLCFYQIG, encoded by the coding sequence ATGAAGAATTTTTTTGAGAATATCAAAAATAAGTTTTCACAAGGCTTCGGGCCCGCGTGGGCGGGCTCGAAGCTTCTTTTCTTGCCCGTTATCGCGCTCGCGCTGATAGTCGCGCTGCTCGTTGTGCTTATGGCGGTCGGCAAAAAGGAACCCTACCGGTTCGGTTCCAGAAGCTACAGCGATCACCGCTACAACTACGGCTGGTCGGAGTTCTCGCAGGACGACGTTTCCGAATCCTCGAGCGATTCCGGCAGCGAACAGAGCGAGACGGACGAGCAGTACTACGCGCGTATGTCGGAGCTGCTCCGCAATTCCGTCGCCTGCAATATCGAGCGCGAGGGGTATTCGGAGACCGCCGCCGGCAGCCTGAAGACAAGCAGCTTCTACAAGATCGTCTACGCCGCGGACGACAACGCGGTACGCGCCGCGCCGGACGTTACCGACTCGCGTACCGTGCGGACGTCGGACGGCTTTAACACCGTCGTTACGCCCGATATGACGATATATCACGAGGAGCGCCGCGATTCGAATTCGCAGGAATTCCTCTTCATACCGGCCGCGGAGGGCGGGTATTACATCATTTCAAAATCCTCGGGCAAAATGCTTTCCGAGGTCGGCGGCTACCCGATGCTGCGCGACTCCGGCTTCGTTGCGGGACGTCGCTGGGACGTCAAAAAGGCGGAAAGCGGCAGGTACGTTATAACTTCGATCCCCTACGGCGGAGTGCTGAATATGTATCACGGTCAGCTTGTTCTTGAGAGGGAGGAGCTGATGGATGACGACGCCTGGTTCATCTATGAGGTGGACGGGGTATCCTGGCAGAGCGTTTTCGTCGATAATTTCGAGCCGGGCTTCATCTCGGCAATGTGGACGCGAAAGGGCAACGACCTGACGACAGACGGCAGCTGGGTGTTCGACGGCGGCAGGATAGAGATAAAGGCGCGTCTGAAGCAGGGAGCGCGCGCGTATATGACCGCGCTGACCGCCACCGGCGAAGCGGCGCGTGTGGACGTTTTCGACAACTCCGTCGCGGACGGAACGCTGCGCTGCGGCGTTTCCTTTACCGACGGTGCGACGACCGTAAAGCACGGGCAGCTCGGCCTCGGCGCGGAGTTGGACGGCTGGCACGAATACGCGGTCGAATGGGACGCCGAACAGATACGGTTCTACTTCGACGGCGTCATGTATTCGGTCTTCAACGTCACCACCGACGCCGCGCGCGCTTCGTTCACCGGCACGCTGATGACGCTCTCGATCGAGGGCTTTGCGCCGCCGTATTCCGAAAGCATAGACTACGTAAAATTCCGGAAGCCCAGGGGCGAAACGATGTCCCCCGCCGGCGGGGGAACGCCGATCGATCCTATGGCGACCGCCTCAGCGGGCGGAGTCTGCCACGGAGCCGCCGCGGTCAACGGCGGTTTCGCCGTCGCGGTCGCTGACGGAGTTGAGTTTTACACCGGAAACGGCGTGAAATATATGGGTGTCTCCGGCTTCGAGGGCACCGTTACCTCGCTTGTGCCCGGGCGCGGCGGCGACCTGCTGCTGGTGCTCTGCCGCGGCGGCAGGAACGCCTACGTCGTCGATTGTCTCTCCGGCGCGTATAAAACCCTCTCCGGTCATACCGACAGCATAACCTGCGGCGCGCTCGCGGTTTCCGGCGTGTGCGTGACCGGTGCGCGGGACGGCACGATACGCATATGGAGCGCGGACAGCGGCGAGTCGCTCGCGGTGATAAACGCCGAATCGGCTCCGCGTTCCGCGGCGATCAATTTCTCCGGCGACCGCTTCGCGATAGGCTTCAACGACGGCTACGTCCGCGTCTACAATACGGGCTCGCGCAAGCTCTTCACCTATTTCAACGGACACGACTGCGCCGTGACCGCGCTGAAATTCATAAACGACGGCGCCCTCGCCAGCGGCGACGCCTCCGGCAAGCTTATGCTGTGGGATATCTACGTGAACGTCAGGTACTATACTTCGTCTCACTGCCTGAGCGCGATAAACGGGATATACGCGTCCGGCGGCGCGCTTTACACCGCGGGCGGCGACGGAGCGCTGAGGCGCTACGCGCTCGGCGAACCGGTCGAGATAACCGCGGTACGCGCCCTTCACGGCGCCTCCGTCTGCGAGGCGTCGGTGCGCGGCGGAGTGCTAAGCGCGGGCTACGACGGCAAGGCGTTCTTCTGCGACGCGGAGCTGAACGTGAAGTACGAGCTGAAGGGCGTCTCGGGCTTTGCGTCCGGATGCGCCCTCTCGACTGACGGCACACGCGCCGTCGTCTGTACGGAGAACGGACGGCTTTGCTTCTATCAGATAGGGTAA
- a CDS encoding carbohydrate ABC transporter permease, with translation MDLKEKVFGFPGRAKSFLREKHEKNPYFAKKATSKLAHYAWAIFRTLLLIGLSFIIIYPVIYMFSMGFRVPEEVMDPSVVWIPRTLTLNNFKMTIDLMKYWDALKQTVLFSILSSLLAVASCAITGYGFARFKFKGKKFLFVLVLLMVIIPSQTTIIPQFIQFRYFDFFGIGKIVQLITGKLWSTNILDTGWSLYLPAIFANGIRAGIMIYIFRQFFRGLPKELEDAAYIDGCGPVRTFIQIMIPLSSAAFITVFLFSFVWYWNDYYVSGMFFSNIGTVSVRLSGLRSLLSMSQASVSFDPYSIITYMQAGCLLTIAPPLIVYIIFQRFFTQSIEKTGIVG, from the coding sequence ATGGATTTGAAAGAAAAAGTATTCGGCTTCCCCGGCAGAGCGAAGAGCTTCCTGCGCGAAAAGCACGAGAAGAACCCCTACTTCGCCAAGAAGGCGACCAGCAAGCTGGCGCATTACGCGTGGGCGATATTCAGAACGCTGCTGCTTATCGGTCTGAGCTTCATCATCATCTATCCCGTAATCTATATGTTCTCCATGGGCTTCCGCGTACCGGAAGAGGTCATGGATCCGTCCGTGGTCTGGATCCCCAGAACGCTGACGCTCAACAACTTCAAGATGACGATAGATCTGATGAAGTACTGGGACGCGCTGAAGCAGACGGTGCTCTTCAGTATACTCAGCTCGCTGCTGGCGGTCGCGTCCTGCGCGATAACCGGCTACGGCTTCGCGAGATTCAAGTTCAAGGGTAAGAAGTTCCTCTTCGTGCTGGTTCTGCTGATGGTCATTATCCCGTCGCAGACGACGATAATCCCGCAGTTCATCCAGTTCAGATACTTTGACTTCTTCGGGATCGGTAAGATAGTGCAGCTGATAACCGGCAAGCTGTGGTCGACGAACATTCTCGACACCGGCTGGTCGCTCTACCTGCCCGCGATCTTCGCCAACGGCATCCGCGCCGGTATAATGATCTACATCTTCCGCCAGTTCTTCCGCGGACTGCCGAAGGAGCTGGAGGACGCGGCGTACATCGACGGCTGCGGACCTGTCAGAACGTTCATCCAGATAATGATCCCGCTGTCTTCGGCGGCGTTCATCACGGTCTTCCTGTTCTCCTTCGTCTGGTACTGGAACGACTATTACGTATCCGGAATGTTCTTCTCGAACATAGGCACGGTTTCGGTCAGGCTCTCCGGCCTGCGCAGCCTGCTGAGCATGAGCCAGGCGAGCGTAAGCTTCGACCCGTACTCGATCATCACCTACATGCAGGCGGGATGTCTGCTGACGATAGCGCCTCCGCTGATAGTCTATATCATCTTCCAGCGCTTCTTCACGCAGAGCATCGAGAAGACCGGTATCGTCGGCTGA
- a CDS encoding sugar ABC transporter permease — protein sequence MIFRKRFAPDDEIGVNGEIEKLEAVEAEAEEAAEAVEAVEAEAEEAAETVEEAVESVEEAAPGIAAAEAEVERITVLEPAYAGMEGASRSPLRRRGRHKMSYERKKGLYGYGFIAIWIIGVLTFFIRPLIGVFEFAFCDININQQVGGYTLSWNNFEWIKYAFQTDPSFLRSMVTSFLSMFYSVPGIVIFSLTIAVILNGKFRGRTFARAVFFLPVIVTSGVVISIIQGDSMSTVVLSGSKGGSMVQAFGLSNFLYSLNLQADIVNFISNFTNQMFNFAWKSGVQILLFIAALQTISPDLYEASSIEGATAWEDFWKITIPMISPMILLASIYTIVDSFTDYSSSTMTYITDQVKNKGRIEYGSVLAIIYSLLALAVIGIVYVIIDRLVFYSVD from the coding sequence ATGATTTTCAGAAAGAGATTCGCCCCTGACGACGAGATCGGCGTGAACGGCGAGATCGAAAAGCTCGAAGCCGTCGAGGCTGAAGCGGAAGAAGCGGCCGAAGCGGTCGAAGCCGTCGAGGCTGAAGCGGAAGAAGCCGCCGAAACAGTCGAAGAAGCGGTCGAAAGCGTCGAAGAAGCCGCCCCCGGGATCGCCGCCGCCGAGGCGGAGGTCGAGCGCATAACGGTCCTCGAGCCCGCTTACGCGGGAATGGAGGGCGCTTCGCGCAGCCCGCTGCGCCGCCGCGGGAGGCACAAGATGTCATACGAGCGCAAGAAGGGGCTTTACGGCTACGGCTTCATAGCCATCTGGATCATCGGCGTGCTGACCTTCTTCATCCGTCCGCTGATCGGCGTTTTCGAGTTCGCCTTCTGCGACATAAACATCAATCAGCAGGTCGGCGGCTACACGCTGAGCTGGAACAACTTTGAGTGGATAAAGTACGCGTTCCAGACCGACCCGTCCTTCCTGCGCAGCATGGTGACTTCCTTCCTGAGTATGTTCTACTCCGTGCCGGGCATAGTCATATTCAGCCTTACGATAGCGGTCATACTCAACGGAAAGTTCCGCGGCAGGACCTTCGCGAGAGCGGTATTCTTCCTGCCCGTCATCGTCACCAGCGGCGTCGTCATCTCGATAATCCAGGGCGACTCGATGTCGACGGTCGTTCTGAGCGGCTCGAAGGGCGGCTCGATGGTGCAGGCGTTCGGACTCAGTAACTTCCTCTATTCGCTGAACCTGCAGGCGGACATAGTCAACTTCATCTCGAACTTCACGAACCAGATGTTCAACTTCGCGTGGAAGTCGGGCGTGCAGATACTGCTGTTTATAGCGGCTCTGCAGACTATATCTCCGGACCTCTACGAGGCGTCCTCGATCGAAGGCGCCACGGCGTGGGAGGATTTCTGGAAGATCACCATTCCGATGATCTCTCCGATGATCCTGCTGGCGTCGATCTACACGATAGTCGACTCCTTCACCGACTACTCCAGCAGTACAATGACGTACATCACCGATCAGGTCAAGAACAAGGGCAGGATCGAATACGGCTCCGTCCTCGCGATAATCTATTCGCTGCTCGCCCTCGCGGTCATCGGTATCGTATACGTGATAATCGACCGACTGGTCTTCTACTCGGTGGATTAA